Below is a genomic region from Medicago truncatula cultivar Jemalong A17 chromosome 3, MtrunA17r5.0-ANR, whole genome shotgun sequence.
gggtgacgaccttgaggtgatttggtaccacatgcatatatgtgtcggtTTAAGCGCATATCATGTTGATTTGTTACATCATGAAGATAGCTGAATCTAAACAGTAGATGGAGGAGGATGCGATGGTGAACCGATGATGGATGGAGGGAGAGTGGTCGCAGTCACAGCTCGCCGGCGGTGGATTTGCTTGTGGTTCGGTTCggtgtattattattattataattattattattattactactactactactatgtgttacaaaagaaaaagctatattttttttacgtaaagatatattattattattactatatgttacaaaaaaaaactatattttattttttttacgtgATGTGTTagcaatattttgtttttatttttttttatttttttaagaatgattGGAGGGAAAATTTGTATTTTGGTGAACAAGTGTAGAGGGAAGATTGCCAccaaaaatttgatgttgttgaaatttttatgaaataagagAGTAACGTTTCAAAAATGTCCCCAAAAGTATTTAAGGGGACAATTCATGATTGTTACCAAAGAAATAATAGAGTGACGCTCCAAAAACGTCCCCAGAAGTATCTAAGGGGACGATTTCCAGGGGTTGCGAATTTATTTCTAGCAAATATCATAAAACGTTGTCTTAGGGACTTTTAGGGGACAAATTTTGCACGTCCCCTAAAGAAGTGTTGCCAGAGACAACAAATGGTGTAGTGTACTatgcatgtataaaaaaattatgaattaaaaatgctATGATTATATTTCCTACTAGATAGAACCTGAAAGCCCAAAAGAAAAGAGGGAAAAGATTAAAATGGAGAGCTAAATGTCCAATTATTGCTCGGTAGAACTTTAAGATGAAATTGTGAATTTATTTCTTGACTCATTGTCTATTCTAAAAGTCTTCTAAAAGACCTTGTGTATAAAATTACTGCACTTAAGATAGTTCCATTTACAACCCACTTCCCATATTTCCACTCAGCACACCATCAAACATTTTAACATTCAATCATAGCCTCAAATTATCAGTTTATAATCTCCAAAGAATAAGCAGATCAACATAAGTGGATGCCACTCACTTATAGGTGGTTTCCATCTTTCATTCTTTTGAAATAAAGTACGTAGCAAGATACAAAAAACAGTAGCAGttgtgataaaaataattaaactaaaatagTCTTAGTAACTCATCAGAATACAAATTAAAGTTTGTGGTAAAATGGAATAAAATACAAACTCAAAACTACTTTGTTTCCAGGTTCAATAGGATTTGTATAACTTATAAGCTGCTTTGTTTCCATGCTTTAAACACCTGTTCTCTGCAACAAGTAGTGCAATATAAGAAACAACGAGAGAAAATCATTATCATATATACAAAAAacagctttttaaaaaattcaatcgACAACATTACTAAGTTTAGTTCAACTTTTAAGAACTGCGTTGAAAAGTTTATCCAATGTCAATGTTCCAGAAACCTTGTCGAAGAAGCAAAGTTTAATATAGAATTCAATACTTGCTAGTGTATCTAGCAATAGTCAGAAAGTcagtaataaataataaattgatcTCAACATATGCGTGAGTAGTAAATAATAATCCCATTCTTGAGATACATGTGTGGTAAAAACGGATATtcaatattctttaaaaaatgacTTCGCAATATCCAGTTTTGTTTATAATGTATTCTGCAAGATTTGAAACAAACATTAAGAAATTCGTGCAACGTCTAAGAAGACATTGTAACATCTACACCATAACAGATATCTTAGAAAATGAAATGACAAACTATTTAATGCAATTCATGATTGTGAACTATTTAAAATATAGTGCAAGATATGTGAGAATCAACAACTCAAATTAACCAAACTATTGAAAATAAGAAGCAATGTTGAACCTATAGATTCCATCAACCATTGATTAACAATGATCCAAAATTCACCAAGAATCAAAGCAGacataaattaaacaacaaaCAACTAACCATATGTATATTGAAGTCGAATGCATGCTTTAAGTTAAGGTGATATGAGACTCTCAATGTAGACTATTGGGTGCTTCTGAGCACAGTTGTTTTGAAACTCAAGAATATTAAAAGTAACAGTTTTGGAATCGTAAACAGCCAACTTCCTATCGTAACTTTCAAAATCATTAAATTCCATCAGCAGTCGGTCATCCTCAGACAAATATAGTCCAAGACTCCACCACCAGCAGTTGTCTTCGAAACCGTGAAGATCTTGCATGTTAGGAACATGGAACAATTTAGTCCAAGACTCTTCATTTCCGTACTTATTCATAATCCAAACATTCAAAAACATATCACTAGTTTCAAAGACACACAAGCAATCCCTCAGCACATCCAACCTCCATGAATATGACTCATTATCAGAATCAGGGAGGAAAAGTTGTCGATATGACTCATCCTCTAAAGCAAGAGAAAGAATAAAGTGCAAATAATCATCTGATTCACCTTCTGCATACCAATTAACAGTACCACTCACAAATACTCCTCGTCCATATATGCGGTAATCATGTGGGATGTCCTCTATTCTTGTCCAATAATCAGTCCCCAAAgtataaacaaaaacatcatttttgGAAGCAAAATCAATGACCTTATACTTATCAATGAAATGATCATACCCGAAGCTTATGAAAAAAGTATCATGTCTGCGTCGAATTTCCAAAGGAGGCAATAACTTAAATTTTCTAATGGAAGGGTTCCACAAAACATAAGAACCAGGCTtgagaaaacaacaaaaaatgccATCGCAAGAGCACAATACGTCCACGTATTTAGATCCATTTGTGAGAGTATTAGGAGGGTAAAGTTGTGTCTGTGTAACAATGGTAGAAGTAGAAAAAACTGAGTGGATTGGAGAATCATATAGAACTAAATCAGCCAAGTTGTTCATAGAGGCTATCATGAGGTGGTGGCGCTTTGTTGACAATTGAAGGTGATTCTTTGCAAATTTTGGATCAGAAATAAGAGAATGAAAGAACTTACATACGCATCGAAGTTGAAAGAGAAACTTCACAGGAAGCCTGCATAGAATTTCAGCAATTAGATCGAAAGGAAGAGTTGGAAGCTCCGGCGTGAGTGACTGAGATGAAAGGACTTTGTTTCCCTGCGCCATTACCCAAGAATGGTTTGTGCGAAACAAATGCTAACTATGTGAATTCCAGAATTAGGATATTCGTTCGAAAACAGGGTTCTGTTtagaacaaaaatgaaaatgaatatcaaaacatataattcaatttgCATATTTACTATAAccataaacatatattaatattagaGATGGTCTAAACCCCAAACACAATATAAACACAATTCTAACCGAAGTTATTTTTTGGGGGTGGTTGCAAATGCTTTCAATTTGATGGTATTTGATTTGTACTTTACCTTCTGATTTTGACTGAAAAGGGGGAAATTGCGGTTTGTTGAAGAAGATTGGTTAATTTTAGGGTTCATGGTTTTGGTCTATGATAATTTggggagtggttatggtgcataaggaaatccttatgcaccgtgcataaatcccaacataattgcttcctacacccccaaagtgagccaaaaccatttttattcaaaataaaagaaatctgatggttgtgatgtgtttatgcacggtgcataaggaaatagcttatgcaccataacttttgccgaTAATTTGAGGGGAAGAACATATCTGATTATGGTTTACAAGGCGAATAGTAACATACTAACATTGGTTGAAACCATTTTAGGATAGTATAATCTGAACCATCTATTTAATCTATTGGTGTGTTTATCGCGGTTCACCGTTGATAGACGTCCCTCGCCTAGAATCCACCATTTATTTCTActagataaataaaaagatacGATTCTTACCAACAAAaatagggaaatgctaacaagtgctcttagggcacttgttaagaagcttaaaaaagaaagtttatCTTAGAGATGATGTATTCAACACCATGAAACTTTAAAAATGAACTTTTTCCacatcaaatttataatttatttctatttttgagtTCTTAACTAGTGTCATAATTTAAAGGCACTTGTTAGTATaatctaaacaaaatataagatacaattttccatcaaaattatagaaaattaaaaaaatatcaattaaacaCATGTATCACAGTTGTCATTGTAAAGATGAAAATATactttcaaataaattaaaattttcttttttttataaggaaaataaattaaaatgtttataaatataatttatacaaaaagCAAACATGCATCGTAATATCCCACTTATCAGTTAGCGATATTTTTTCAGTTGGTTCAGTTTAAGTACGTTTTAAGATGAAGGGTAATTCGATAACTTGGCCACAAGGGGTATTTAAGAGAatgctaaaatatggtttttgtctctgcaaatatgcatcgttttggttttagtccctgtaaaaaaattttgtttttgaaaatcgtccctgcagggactattttcaaaaacaaaatattttgcagggatctttttcaaaatcaaaagattttgcagggaccatttttctaataaatgggttcagtcatcatgtgccacgtatgcaaatcatctcAAAAGTGGagacagggaccaaaaccaaaatgaggcgtatttgcagggaccaaaaacaacaaattttttttacagggactaaaaccaaaacgaagcatatttgcagggaacaaaaccatattttagccttaagaGAAATTGgcccaaaatattttattatctcaagctctttctctctctaagaaaGTTTCGACCCTCTCTCTCCCTTCCTCACCAATTCATCAAAACCTCCTTCCTTTAATGATTTATGATCAAGATTTGGTTCCTACATGATCCTATAAGAGATTGGAAACTTGGGGTTAAGCTTGTTTTCCAATTCTTTCACTCACAAGAAGAGATTCAAGGCTAGGGTTTGGTCCTTGGGAAAGTTGGAAGTTGGAGCATGAGCTTGTGCATGTTATGGTTTCTTCATGATCAAAGAAGCAATAATAAACTTTGCATAGTCCGGGGGCCGGCCGCAGCAGAGCTGTGGGGCATAGCGGCGCCCTCGCCTGGCGCCATTCAATCTTGTAAACTCATTGACACCGCAATTGGAAAAAGAGATACGAACGGAGAGGGTTTAAGCTTGATTTCCACTTCCTTCTTCATGTCATAAGATCAAGAAGCTAGGGTTTGGGTGGCTTGATCTTGGACCTTGAAGCCAACTTCAGAAACATACTAAGTGAGTGCTTAGATTAGCTTACCTACCTTTGGGTTGTGTGATTCTCATGCATGATTAGCTTGAAGCTATAGGTCATGATTTTACCCCTTTTTATGTTATGCTAAGTAAATTAACAAATACTTGGAATCTTATGTGTTTACCAGTACTACTATGATTCTTAGGCTTGAAATATGCAATGGGACATTGAATTTGGAGGTTTTTAGActaaaatgttgtttttcaCGTTCGGCACTTTCATGGCTCGTCGAGCACGCCAAATCTCGCCATGGCGGGAAGTGTGAAACAGAAAGCATGTTTTCGAGCTGGCAGTGTCGCCAGGGTGAGAAGTATCTAAAATCCATCTAATATTAGAGAAGGATAATACGAAAAACCAGACTCAGCAACAACCTCACAGTGTAGTTTCACAACCTAGAAATCCATCTAAAATCAAGCATTCCAATATTAGACTCTGAAG
It encodes:
- the LOC11438269 gene encoding F-box/kelch-repeat protein At3g23880: MAQGNKVLSSQSLTPELPTLPFDLIAEILCRLPVKFLFQLRCVCKFFHSLISDPKFAKNHLQLSTKRHHLMIASMNNLADLVLYDSPIHSVFSTSTIVTQTQLYPPNTLTNGSKYVDVLCSCDGIFCCFLKPGSYVLWNPSIRKFKLLPPLEIRRRHDTFFISFGYDHFIDKYKVIDFASKNDVFVYTLGTDYWTRIEDIPHDYRIYGRGVFVSGTVNWYAEGESDDYLHFILSLALEDESYRQLFLPDSDNESYSWRLDVLRDCLCVFETSDMFLNVWIMNKYGNEESWTKLFHVPNMQDLHGFEDNCWWWSLGLYLSEDDRLLMEFNDFESYDRKLAVYDSKTVTFNILEFQNNCAQKHPIVYIESLISP